A single genomic interval of Pseudochaenichthys georgianus chromosome 3, fPseGeo1.2, whole genome shotgun sequence harbors:
- the map1aa gene encoding microtubule-associated protein 1A isoform X1 produces the protein MLIVIGEISTSYHLDAARKQITQGLRSWNVDLTLCDLNKELQLFEARHTAQFSSQVKGQRILQYQSDVLETVVLVNPSEETAASEIRSLITDFAGNKLLILCGQSSEQGGDILLQSGAFTWQNFSDIISNPQVTELLSKASSEQPSRLTVSCQGDGGWSSLGQSQEQQSLQNILEYRLNPEPNLPDMDGVTEFTEYVSETVEVPSSFDLLEPPTSGGFLKLSKPCCYIFPGGRGDSALFAVNGFNILVDGGSDRKSCFWKLVRHLDRIDSVLLTHIGADNLPGINGLFQRKIAEQEEQRNQGSGSSCNGELMKNLISPELGIVFFNVPEKLRMPESTLRVKRSIEEASLTLQYLNKLGITPEPLHRVVSNTLEPITLFHKLGVGKLDLYVLNPVKESKEMQFLMQKWAGNSKAKTGITMANGKEGEISVPYLTSITALIVWIPHRPTEKIVRVLFPGNAPQNKIFEGLEKLKHLDFLRYPVATQQDISSGAPPPIIKQTKMRSRTDSKESLKSSPKPHSKTTKKEASGQEGESKSDINTENKVEKTEEKKPKSPSLKATKQQKNSEFAPVAGNLEKKKVSKEKTSKNEKTSKMDEKKDKEKKEVKKEKREVKKDENKKEVKKESKFKEDKKKDPSKPELRKITKPDLKPLTPEVRKTLHKAKTQVKPKTDKNKAVKEKANEKKPVPKNIPDEIAAAALADRSIVSSPEDLTEDFEALKKEERSKVKSEPIQNDVMFGHSLYGDTKVPSLVFTEDKVTSQATEIKSASPKSPVKKDEDNKDKGTSVQIKATEKKEAGSGYAKKFEEDQIGKYDEYDSSRDRSKKSDSSEEEGDVIEKADLEGTEDDEVLKYKTEEAKKEKSVKDWDTKPTETKPLSTTALCGQVTASVSEQFSLIQDETIPGYSETEQTISDEEIHEEPDDRIPQLRYDVGSYDVSVPDVPGTFDSMHGMKEMKFSALSDVKPKAFLGGHEHELAPYPAILAAPLAEEEHISSATSITEYDKLSSFATSVAEDQSIASVTAPQNEEAGRNSLLLDTMNSIPSRAEAAHGKDYLHSAGTISPTSSLEDDKCFKSPSSDEYQPNIPEMETDAKIKSVHEEEDDEEDEDEDQTPNVDIPLGKLQEGYEHAAFKMLQEKEKSPSATFSPPPPPFFTMQYSTTQAVKDNQSLSKGFTTGEDIKPVSPPPSFSPRLDLESHSRQESEERCLSPDDSTMKLASPTQSVPTSSGYSPTEDKSFKTQEKDVKTDTQKSPIISAGDKTTVSASEDSEESPEDNEEDDDFFAKNNLQPAVKAKIMEAKEGCFLDDDFASEAKSAKTETEVKTSDKTQVAFSTEVKPKPQVMYSDEGEDDNDDDIPSRIGPNKPLPADQSKVDLKTEGTEKTDSKDSEKNVHFSLSKFPEKESKEKAIYIRQDTPYVHGKTFSYGDIYDSVDSDSYNQDSLDKVDKDTAQSEIDANKPQAPSPVTSTDKMSEKGGFTDSWGKDSSPSWLDSKSTSAKPPFEEVEGKATFEYNTGSRFPSVADRPEASSTSPSSEKDASFKSQTDGTKPQTYSSRIAFETDKPAATGYGEKGAGLEIDMRKLTARDEEDYDDDEVADEYDEEDEDEEDEEDEDECAVDSDMEKGDKERSEKEVKSPVSEMIGSNRPEFMVSMAGYGYNSQGKTEHEVKSPVSEMIGSNRPEFMVSMAGYGYNSQGKPSSPPSIKKAEHEAQIDSSSSGKPMDLGATGSSGSSSGFEYSYGKVEKDSLSSHTDKGKEDLTLKSAEDSYYQSDRADPDFEKQKTPDLLSKKSLDSNFQYTSGPGYSSSSAYSYSSSTSGSLSTSRQFGEELETPAEPLFEYSSFKDEHSLAMDSPLSGSTGAKDDYLEVSERHITATTTAESTRFSPRSPFEEVKSFPSHLSTALAGDKKEHTASLGGVMDKGPQSDCFYKPEWSQGSKPDTAVGFKASAGPFAQPAELSKDKEAASAALFGVTSSPRPDIEGKHYFEETDSSEEEEEDEDAYMREMTRKSPSSGPAGGLSFTDKPVLSAASEKTAGAIPEVLGSYMPSPFQVSKPDTTNGPTEVSLSTTLPAGAESSGASSGPAKVEPKVGAAAYKSSFEWDMSQPQMGMVPGDSPPHYRDEDEFEEECEMEPEHPVRPLSLSSTDQPFHSPFYAEECSRGGHDDDVDSDEDLAGDVPMGATSSYTSRSSPGYSSSEYRQAKHDLSPSFINPCMRHVSSDDDDEEHGRRSDQSQEADENDLSVKSRAQKQPSQSRESSSLHQAGGMSAGLGLATEDTPPTSVSESSASQSDSDGPPGTEEYPTVAGEGNMDSDEDADYMPVDKLSATGGGSHHSSRRTDPPPAPVMDPCPHPPRPDVCMVDPDTLDYGLVKKEPKVKSLKKTSGKTKSASPARRKKSPMPVKQTASPRTASLKKKESDKSSRMSRLSDGQGSKEDDLSRSSYNPGKSLTNGVKSSSGSQKSGSAAASGLPIYVDLAYIPNHCSAKNVDQEFFKRIRSAYYVVSGNDTASGEPSRGVLDALLDGKAQWGSNLQVTLIPTHDTEVTRDWYQQTHERQQELNIMVLASSSTVVMQDESFPACKIEF, from the exons GCCAGCGGATTCTCCAGTATCAGAGTGACGTCCTCGAGACAGTAGTGCTGGTGAACCCATCAGAGGAGACCGCTGCCTCAGAG ATTCGATCACTGATCACCGACTTTGCTGGGAATAAGTTGCTGATACTGTGCGGCCAGAGCTCTGAGCAGGGAGGTGACATCTTACTGCAAAGTGGAGCCTTCACCTGGCAGAACTTCTCTGACATAATCTCCAACCCTCAA GTAACTGAACTTCTGTCCAAGGCCTCTTCAGAGCAGCCGTCCAGGCTTACTGTTTCCTGTCAGGGAGACGGGGGCTGGAGCTCCCTGGGCCAAAGCCAGGAGCAGCAGTCACTTCAAAATATTTTGGAATACCGCCTCAACCCTGAACCTAACCTCCCCGACATGGACGGAGTCACAGAGTTCACCGAGTATGTCTCAGAGACAGTGGAAGTTCCATCATCCTTTGACCTTCTGGAGCCCCCGACCTCAGGAGGTTTTCTGAAGCTTTCTAAACCCTGCTGCTACATCTTCCCTGGAGGCAGGGGAGACTCTGCTCTGTTTGCGGTCAACGGATTTAACATCCTGGTGGATGGTGGGTCAGATCGAAAGTCTTGCTTCTGGAAGCTGGTTCGCCACCTCGACAGGATTGACTCTGTTCTGCTTACCCACATTGGTGCAGACAACCTCCCTGGCATCAATGGGTTGTTCCAGAGAAAGATTGCAGAACAAGAAGAGCAGCGTAACCAGGGATCTGGCTCCAGCTGCAATGGTGAATTGATGAAGAACCTTATCTCTCCCGAGTTGGGGATTGTGTTTTTTAATGTCCCAGAGAAGCTTCGGATGCCTGAGTCCACGCTGAGAGTGAAGCGAAGCATTGAGGAAGCATCTCTTACATTGCAATACCTCAACAAGCTTGGTATCACGCCAGAGCCTCTTCACAGGGTAGTCAGCAACACCCTTGAACCCATCACACTATTCCATAAACTTGGTGTTGGAAAGTTAGACTTGTATGTCTTAAACCCTGTTAAAGAGAGCAAAGAGATGCAGTTTCTAATGCAGAAATGGGCTGGAAACAGCAAAGCCAAGACAGGGATTACGATGGCCAATGGAAAAGAAGGAGAAATATCTGTCCCGTATTTGACATCAATTACCGCTCTCATTGTTTGGATTCCTCACCGTCCAACAGAAAAGATAGTCAGGGTGCTCTTCCCTGGAAATGCACCGCAGAATAAAATCTTTGAAGGCCTTGAAAAACTGAAACACCTGGACTTCCTGCGATACCCAGTAGCTACCCAACAAGATATATCATCAGGTGCACCTCCTCCTATCATCAAGCAGACCAAAATGAGATCAAGAACTGACAGCAAGGAAAGTCTCAAGTCTTCACCGAAACCACACTCTAAAACCACAAAGAAAGAAGCCAGTGGGCAGGAGGGAGAGTCCAAGAGTGACATTAATACAGAGAATAAAGTGGAAAAGACAGAAGAGAAGAAACCCAAAAGTCCAAGTCTAAAAGCCAccaaacaacagaaaaacagtGAGTTTGCTCCTGTTGCAGGCAACTTGGAGAAAAAGAAAGTATCAAAGGAAAAAACGTCAAAGAACGAGAAAACTTCCAAGatggatgaaaagaaagacaaagagAAAAAGGAAGTTAAGAAGGAGAAACGTGAAGTAAAGAAAGATGAAAATAAAAAGGAAGTCAAAAAAGAAAGCAAATTCAAggaagacaaaaagaaggaccCAAGTAAACCAGAGCTGAGAAAAATCACTAAACCTGACCTAAAGCCACTCACCCCTGAAGTGAGAAAAACTCTGCATAAGGCGAAGACTCAGGTTAAGCCAAAGACAGACAAAAATAAAGCAGTTAAAGAGAAAGCTAATGAGAAAAAGCCAGTCCCGAAAAACATTCCTGACGAGATCGCAGCAGCAGCTTTGGCTGACAGATCTATTGTGTCTTCCCCAGAGGACCTCACTGAGGACTTTGAGGCTCTGAAAAAGGAAGAGCGGTCCAAAGTCAAGTCTGAGCCGATCCAGAATGATGTGATGTTTGGGCACTCATTGTACGGAGATACTAAAGTTCCTtccttagtttttactgaagaTAAAGTCACATCCCAAGCCACTGAGATCAAATCTGcttcacccaaatcccctgtcAAAAAAGATGAAGACAACAAGGACAAGGGCACATCAGTACAGATTAAAGCGACTGAGAAGAAGGAAGCAGGCAGTGGGTATGCCAAGAAGTTTGAAGAGGACCAAATTGGGAAATATGACGAATATGACAGCTCAAGAGACAGATCAAAGAAGAGTGACAGCTCAGAGGAGGAGGGTGATGTCATTGAAAAAGCTGACCTTGAAGGAACAGAAGATGATGAGGTCCTCAAATATAAAACAGAAGAGGCGAAAAAGGAAAAATCTGTCAAGGATTGGGACACCAAGCCAACTGAGACAAAACCTTTATCAACCACAGCCCTATGTGGACAAGTAACAGCCTCCGTCTCGGAGCAATTCTCCTTAATCCAAGACGAGACCATCCCCGGCTACTCCGAAACTGAACAGACCATCTCTGATGAGGAGATTCATGAAGAACCAGATGATAGGATCCCACAGCTGCGTTATGATGTGGGGTCCTATGACGTCTCTGTCCCTGACGTCCCTGGTACCTTTGACTCCATGCATGGTATGAAAGAGATGAAGTTCTCCGCCCTGTCTGATGTCAAACCTAAAGCCTTCCTGGGTGGTCACGAGCATGAGCTTGCACCTTACCCTGCCATCCTTGCTGCTCCTCTTGCAGAAGAAGAGCACATCTCCTCTGCAACATCCATCACAGAATATGACAAATTGTCATCCTTTGCTACGTCCGTAGCTGAGGACCAGTCGATAGCCTCTGTGACAGCACCTCAGAACGAGGAGGCTGGGAGGAACTCTCTCCTGCTGGACACAATGAACAGTATCCCCTCACGCGCTGAGGCCGCCCATGGCAAAGATTATCTCCACTCAGCAGGAACCATCTCACCCACCTCCTCTCTGGAGGACGACAAGTGCTTTAAGTCTCCTTCCTCTGATGAATACCAGCCCAACATTCCTGAAATGGAAACTGATGCGAAGATCAAATCAGTCCATGAagaggaagatgatgaagaggacgAGGATGAGGACCAGACTCCAAACGTTGACATCCCTCTGGGTAAACTGCAAGAGGGCTATGAACATGCAGCCTTCAAGATGCTCCAGGAGAAGGAGAAATCTCCCTCTGCCACTttttctcctcctccccctcccttcTTTACAATGCAGTACTCTACCACACAGGCTGTGAAAGATAACCAGTCCCTTTCTAAAGGATTTACGACTGGGGAAGATATTAAGCCTGTTTCACCTCCTCCATCTTTCTCCCCTAGGTTAGATTTAGAGTCCCACTCCAGGCAGGAGAGTGAGGAAAGATGTTTGAGTCCAGATGACTCTACCATGAAGCTGGCTTCACCCACACAGTCTGTGCCTACAAGCAGTGGCTACTCTCCGACAGAAGATAAATCTTTTAAGACACAAGAAAAAGATGTTAAAACTGACACCCAGAAATCACCCATTATCTCAGCTGGTGACAAGACGACAGTGTCAGCATCTGAAGATTCTGAAGAATCACCTGAAGACAATGAGGAGGACGATGACTTTTTCGCCAAAAATAATCTACAGCCCGCTGTTAAGGCCAAGATTATGGAGGCAAAAGAAGGGTGCTTCTTGGACGACGACTTCGCCTCTGAGGCTAAATCTGCTAAGACAGAAACTGAAGTCAAGACGTCGGACAAGACACAGGTGGCATTCAGCACAGAGGTGAAACCCAAACCTCAAGTGATGTACTCTGATGAAGGTGAGGATGACAATGATGATGATATCCCAAGTAGGATAGGACCAAATAAGCCCTTACCAGCAGATCAAAGCAAAGTAGACTTAAAAACTGAAGGTACAGAGAAAACTGATTCTAAAGATTCTGAGAAAAATGTTCATTTCAGTCTCTCCAAATTTCCAGAGAAGGAGAGCAAAGAAAAGGCAATATATATAAGACAGGACACGCCCTATGTGCATGGCAAAACATTCTCTTACGGTGACATTTACGACTCAGTGGACTCTGATTCATATAATCAGGATTCCTTAGATAAAGTTGACAAGGACACGGCACAGAGTGAAATAGATGCCAATAAACCCCAAGCGCCATCACCGGTAACATCTACGGACAAGATGTCAGAGAAGGGGGGATTCACCGATTCTTGGGGAAAGGATTCCTCCCCTTCGTGGCTCGACTCCAAGAGTACTTCTGCTAAACCTCCATTTGAAGAGGTAGAAGGAAAGGCGACCTTTGAATACAACACAGGAAGCCGATTCCCTTCAGTGGCTGATAGACCCGAGGCCTCGTCCACGTCTCCATCATCAGAAAAAGACGCCTCTTTTAAAAGCCAGACTGACGGCACAAAGCCCCAGACGTACTCCTCAAGGATAGCGTTTGAAACTGACAAACCTGCCGCCACAGGTTACGGTGAGAAAGGAGCAGGCTTGGAGATTGATATGCGAAAACTAACTGCAAGGGATGAGGAGgactatgatgatgatgaagttgCAGATGAATACGACGAGGAAGACGAAGACGAAGAggacgaggaggacgaagacgAATGTGCTGTCGATTCTGATATGGAGAAAGGTGACAAAGAGAGGTCTGAAAAGGAGGTAAAGAGTCCAGTCAGTGAAATGATTGGCTCGAATAGGCCTGAATTTATGGTTTCTATGGCGGGGTACGGTTATAACAGCCAGGGGAAGACTGAACATGAGGTAAAGAGTCCAGTCAGTGAAATGATTGGCTCGAATAGGCCTGAATTTATGGTTTCTATGGCGGGGTACGGTTATAACAGCCAGGGGAAGCCGAGCAGCCCCCCTTCAATTAAAAAGGCTGAACACGAGGCTCAGATTGACTCCTCATCCAGTGGAAAGCCAATGGATTTAGGAGCTACAGGTTCCTCTGGCTCCTCCTCAGGGTTTGAGTACTCATATGGAAAAGTTGAGAAAGACTCTTTATCAAGTCACACAGACAAAGGTAAAGAGGATCTTACGTTGAAATCAGCAGAGGACAGTTATTACCAGAGTGACAGGGCTGATCCCGATTTTGAGAAACAGAAAACACCAGACCTTCTGAGCAAGAAATCACTGGACTCAAACTTCCAGTACACATCTGGCCCTGGGTACTCCTCTTCTTCGGCCTACAGctactcctcctccacctcaggCTCcctttccaccagccgccagtTCGGAGAGGAGCTGGAGACTCCTGCGGAGCCTCTTTTTGAGTACTCCTCTTTTAAAGATGAACACTCACTTGCCATGGATTCTCCATTGTCTGGCTCCACTGGTGCTAAAGACGACTATCTAGAAGTTTCTGAAAGACACATCACAGCTACAACCACGGCTGAGTCCACCCGTTTCTCACCTCGCAGCCCATTTGAGGAGGTCAAATCTTTCCCCTCACATTTGTCCACTGCTTTAGCAGGGGACAAGAAGGAGCATACCGCTTCTTTAGGTGGCGTTATGGACAAGGGGCCTCAATCTGACTGTTTCTATAAGCCGGAATGGTCTCAAGGGTCGAAGCCAGACACAGCTGTTGGGTTCAAAGCCTCTGCAGGACCGTTTGCTCAACCTGCAGAGCTATCAAAGGACAAAGAGGCAGCCAGTGCTGCTCTTTTTGGTGTCACTTCCTCACCACGCCCAGACATAGAAGGCAAGCATTACTTTGAGGAGACGGACagcagtgaagaagaagaagaagatgaggaCGCGTACATGCGCGAGATGACTCGAAAGTCACCTTCTAGTGGCCCGGCTGGTGGCCTCTCATTTACAGACAAGCCTGTTCTTTCAGCTGCAAGTGAAAAGACAGCTGGTGCAATCCCTGAGGTTCTTGGGTCCTACATGCCCTCACCCTTCCAAGTCAGCAAGCCAGACACAACAAACGGACCCACAGAGGTCAGCTTGAGCACCACCCTACCTGCTGGAGCGGAATCCAGTGGTGCATCTTCAGGACCTGCTAAGGTGGAACCCAAAGTTGGAGCTGCAGCTTACAAGAGCTCTTTTGAGTGGGATATGTCACAGCCCCAGATGGGAATGGTGCCCGGAGACTCCCCTCCCCATTACCGTGATGAAGATGAGTTTGAAGAGGAGTGCGAGATGGAGCCAGAGCACCCTGTTCGCCCACTGTCACTCTCTTCAACTGATCAGCCGTTTCACTCTCCGTTCTACGCTGAAGAGTGCAGCCGAGGAGGCCATGACGACGATGTGGACAGCGATGAGGACCTTGCTGGCGATGTGCCCATGGGAGCCACCTCCTCCTATACCAGCCGCAGCTCCCCCGGATATTCTTCCTCCGAGTACAGGCAGGCAAAACATGACCTCTCACCTTCCTTCATCAACCCATGCATGCGTCACGTATCCAGCGATGACGATGATGAGGAGCATGGCCGCAGAAGTGACCAATCGCAGGAGGCCGATGAGAATGATTTGTCGGTCAAGAGTCGGGCTCAAAAACAGCCGTCACAGAGCAGGGAGAGCAGCTCCCTGCACCAAGCTGGTGGCATGTCAGCAGGGCTGGGTCTGGCCACAGAGGACACACCACCAACCTCTGTCAGCGAGTCTTCTGCCTCTCAGTCAGACTCTGATGGGCCTCCGGGCACTGAGGAATACCCCACAGTCGCCGGTGAGGGGAACATGGACTCTGATGAAGATGCAGACTATATGCCTGTTGATAAATTATCGGCCACGGGAGGGGGCAGCCATCATTCCTCTAGGAGGACTGACCCTCCTCCTGCTCCCGTCATGGACCCATGTCCTCATCCCCCACGTCCAGACGTTTGCATGGTTGATCCTGACACTTTGGATTATGGCTTGGTTAAGAAAGAGCCAAAAGTCAAGAGCTTGAAAAAGACTTCGGGTAAAACCAAGTCAGCATCCCCGGCCAGGCGCAAGAAGTCTCCCATGCCAGTCAAACAGACGGCATCCCCTCGTACCGCCTCACTGAAGAAGAAGGAGTCAGACAAAAGCTCACGTATGTCCCGTCTGTCTGACGGACAGGGCTCCAAAGAGGATGACCTCTCCAGGTCGAGCTACAACCCTGGCAAGAGCCTGACTAACGGTGTCAAGAGCAGTTCAG GCTCTCAGAAGTCCGGCTCTGCAGCTGCTTCTGGCCTTCCTATTTATGTGGACTTGGCCTACATTCCAAACCACTGCAGTGCCAAGAATGTGGACCAAGAGTTTTTCAAACGCATTCGCTCTGCGTACTATGTGGTCAGCGGGAACGATACAGCAAGTGGTGAACCAAGCCGGGGAGTCCTCGATGCACTGCTTGATGGCAAAGCTCAGTGGGGTTCAAACCTCCAG GTCACGCTGATCCCCACCCATGACACAGAGGTGACCCGTGACTGGTACCAGCAGACTCATGAGAGGCAGCAGGAACTCAACATCATGGTCCTGGCCTCCAGCAGCACCGTTGTTATGCAGGACGAGTCTTTCCCCGCCTGCAAGATCGAGTTTTAA